The genomic region GCTCAATCGGGGCGGCCAGCGTGAGCGAGCTCCCGCTGGCCGCCCCTCAATCGCCTCTAGACTTGTTCGGTGATCGATCCCGTACTTCTGCGCGAGAATCCCGACCTCATCAGGCGTTCGCAAGAGGCGAGGGGCGAGTCTCCCGACACGGTCGACGATGCGCTGAGTGCCGATGCCGAACGTCGTGCGGCGATCACCGAGTTCGAGTCTCTGCGAGCCGAGCAGAACGCGTTCGGCAAGCGCGTGGCATCCGCGCCGAAAGAGGAGAAGAAGGAGCTCGTCGCGCAGGCGCAGCAGCTCGCGGCGCAGGTGAAGGCGGCGCAGGCCGCGGCGTCCGACGCCGAAGAGCGGTTCGACGCCGCGGTGCGGCGCATCGGCAACGTGATCGTCGACGGCGTTCCCGCCGGTGGTGAGGATGACTTCGTCACCCTGCGCGAAGTCGGCCCGATTCCGACGTTCGACTTCGAGCCCCGCGACCACCTCGAACTCGGCGAGAAGCTCGACGCCATCGACATGGCGCGTGGCGCCAAGGTGAGCGGCGCGCGCTTCTACTTCTTGAAGGGGGTCGGCGCCCGCCTCGAGATCGCGCTGATGAATTACGCGCTCGACACCGCGCTCGCCAACGGCTTCACGCCGATGATCACACCGACGCTCGTGAAGCCGGAGATCATGCAGGGCACCGGCTTCCTCGGCGCCCACGCCGACGAGGTGTACCGCCTCGGCACCGACGACCTCTATCTCACGGGCACGAGCGAGGTGGCGCTCGCCGGGTATCACTCCGACGAGATCCTCGATCTCGACGATGGCGCGCTGCGCTACGCCGGCTGGTCGACCTGCTTCCGCCGCGAGGCCGGCAGCGGCGGCAAAGACACCCGCGGCATCATCCGCGTGCACCAGTTCAACAAGCTCGAGATGTTCGTCTACACGGTGCCGGAGGACGCCGAGGCAGAGCACCTGCGCCTCGTCGCGCTGCAGGAACAGATGCTGCAGTCCCTCGGCCTCGCCTACCGCGTGATCGACACCGCGGCGGGCGACCTCGGATCCAGCGCCGCCCGCAAGTACGACATCGAGGCCTGGGTGCCGACGCAGGGCAAGTATCGCGAGCTGACGTCCACCTCCAACTGCACGAC from Humibacter ginsenosidimutans harbors:
- the serS gene encoding serine--tRNA ligase — translated: MIDPVLLRENPDLIRRSQEARGESPDTVDDALSADAERRAAITEFESLRAEQNAFGKRVASAPKEEKKELVAQAQQLAAQVKAAQAAASDAEERFDAAVRRIGNVIVDGVPAGGEDDFVTLREVGPIPTFDFEPRDHLELGEKLDAIDMARGAKVSGARFYFLKGVGARLEIALMNYALDTALANGFTPMITPTLVKPEIMQGTGFLGAHADEVYRLGTDDLYLTGTSEVALAGYHSDEILDLDDGALRYAGWSTCFRREAGSGGKDTRGIIRVHQFNKLEMFVYTVPEDAEAEHLRLVALQEQMLQSLGLAYRVIDTAAGDLGSSAARKYDIEAWVPTQGKYRELTSTSNCTTFQARRLQTRYRTESGKTTPVATLNGTLATTRWLVALLETHQQADGTVAVPTALQPYLGGLEVLRPVAA